A genome region from Bufo gargarizans isolate SCDJY-AF-19 chromosome 2, ASM1485885v1, whole genome shotgun sequence includes the following:
- the LOC122927444 gene encoding prenylcysteine oxidase-like → MQLSASVPCMLTGLILCSLRAAAFQDLRHPPNRIAVVGAGIGGTSAAYFLRQKFGKDVQIDIYEKGDVGGRLSTIEMEGNHYEAGGSVIHPLNLHMKTFVKELGLNAISLRGNLVGIYNGDEFVFQESEWFLINVIKMIWNYGLNFLRLYMWVEDVLDRFMRIYRFQTFDYSFSSTESLLHAMGGDDFLTKLNVTIDEALQKSGFSQKFIDDIVVPAMRVNYGQAADINGFVGAVSLAGTDSGLWAVEGGNKLVCTGLLYASKAQLVQGTVTSVQEKVRPTKSGDTVRLYEVNSETGSGSALHLYDIVVIATPLNKELGDIKFLGFDPPIGHLAKPFKQCVATFVHGRINTSFFGCPKPCHFPVSDILTTNKPNFFIYSISSVSPVKPVTKSEISKASDIKVYKIFSPEPLTDEQLRFLFESYHAVIVKKWLAYPKYTPPEKLPPIILHRGIYYVNSIEKAASAMEMSALSAKNIALLSYHRWYGKDGQIDQEDLSERLKSEL, encoded by the exons CTGTGGTAGGAGCTGGCATTGGAGGAACCTCAGCAGCTTACTTCCTGCGCCAGAAGTTTGGGAAGGATGTCCAGATTGACATATATGAAAAGGGAGATGTAGGAGGCCGTCTGTCAACTATAGAGATGGAAGGGAACCATTATGAAGCTGGGGGGTCAGTTATACACCCTCTGAATCTGCACATGAAGACATTTGTGAAGGAGCTGG GTCTCAATGCTATCTCACTGAGGGGAAATCTGGTTGGAATTTATAATGGAGATGAGTTTGTTTTTCAAGAAAGTGAATGGTTTTTGATAAATGTGATCAAAATGATCTGGAACTATGGTCTCAATTTCCTGCGGCTGTACATGTGGGTGGAAGACGTTTTGGACAGGTTCATGAG gATTTACCGGTTCCAGACTTTTGACTATTCGTTCTCCAGCACAGAGTCTTTGCTTCATGCTATGGGTGGAGATGATTTCCTCACAAAGCTAAATGTGACCATCGATGAAGCTCTGCAGAAATCTGGTTTCTCTCAGAAGTTCATTGATGACATCGTGGTTCCAGCTATGAGAGTCAACTACGGACAAGCAGCTGACATCAACGGCTTTGTTG GGGCAGTGTCTCTAGCTGGCACAGATTCCGGCCTTTGGGCGGTGGAAGGGGGTAACAAGCTAGTCTGCACTGGGCTTCTTTACGCTTCAAAGGCCCAGCTTGTTCAGGGCACTGTTACCTCTGTGCAAGAGAAGGTTCGTCCTACAAAGTCAG GAGATACAGTGAGACTGTACGAAGTGAATTCTGAGACTGGCAGCGGGTCCGCACTACACTTGTATGATATAGTAGTCATTGCGACTCCACTCAATAAGGAACTTGGCGATATTAAATTCCTCGGTTTTGACCCACCAATAGGGCATCTCGCTAAGCCTTTCAAGCAGTGTGTGGCCACCTTTGTCCATGGACGGATCAACACGTCTTTCTTTGGTTGCCCAAAGCCATGCCACTTCCCCGTCTCAGATATACTAACCACTAATAAACCCAATTTTTTCATCTATAGCATTAGCTCAGTGTCTCCAGTAAAACCAGTGACTAAATCTGAAATTTCCAAAGCCTCTGATATCAAAGTGTATAAGATCTTCTCTCCGGAGCCCCTCACAGATGAACAGCTGCGTTTCTTGTTTGAGTCGTATCACGCAGTCATAGTAAAGAAATGGTTGGCGTACCCCAAGTACACCCCGCCGGAGAAGCTACCCCCTATCATACTGCACCGTGGCATTTATTACGTGAACAGCATAGAGAAGGCAGCCAGTGCCATGGAGATGAGTGCCCTCTCTGCAAAGAATATTGCCCTTTTGTCTTACCATCGATGGTATGGAAAAGATGGACAGATCGACCAGGAAGATTTATCAGAACGTCTCAAGTCTgagttatag